The following nucleotide sequence is from Apium graveolens cultivar Ventura chromosome 4, ASM990537v1, whole genome shotgun sequence.
CTGCCCGTGATGAAGACCATTGTTTTTCGGGCTTGGTGTCATCATCTGGATCTGATATGCTGCAGTTCCTCCACCAGAACTTGAAGAGTCACCATTGCCAGCAGGCCCTCTCTTTGTAGATGGATTCCAGGAACTCGCAGATGAGTTTCTTGGCTTAGCTGACACTGGTCCCTGACTTCTTACTTTGGCTTTAGCCGATTTTGTGGGTGCCATGTAGCTAGGGACACTATCTGATCCAGACTGTCGAGTTTGCCTGGTTAAATATCGAGCTGGCTCAAGAGCATCCCCGCTTAGGCGCCTAGCCACGGGTACATAATCTGAGCCCAGTGGCATTGCCATATCCATCTCAACTGTCTTTTCAGACATGGTGTCTGTGGTTTTAAGTGTCGTGTTGGAGTTGTCATGAGGTCCTACGTTGCGCATGTGATGTGGCTGAGAGGCCATCCAACGCTCTAGCCAATTCCACCCCCATTGTTGTTTTTCAAGATCGTTGGACAATTGTGCGAATTCATCCCCTTTTAGATCCGAATGTAAGTATTCAttttgttgttgctgctgcagATTTTAAAAGTAAAATACAAACAAATGTTTTAACAAGAACAACTTCAACTCTCGAGGATGATATAGTTCCACATAAAATGCTTAAGAGTTTACATTTTAAGTCCTTGAAAACAAAACCTCTATTCACTTGAAAAACAAAATAACTCTGAGTGATAGTTCTTATGTTTTAAAAACAGAGAAGGTAACTTATTGCTTCCTCGTTACCATTAACCAATCTGAATCAAATTTCTTTTTTCAAGTCAATTTGGAACGAAGAAGCCTCTTAGTAAGATTCTTTAACATAACTAAAAATATGAAAACAGCATTTGAGATGTGTATTTTTTTCAGGATTTTAAAACTACCCCAGGAGTTCAATAAAAATACAAATATCATATCTTATTAGCCGTTGAACAAAAGCATGCCATAACAAACCTGGTAAGCGAAGGCATATGCAAGAGCCCTCTCACGTTTCATCTCTGCATCGTGCTTTCTCATACTATTTCCTTTGATTTTCTCCTTGATCAGATGTCTATTGTCCCAAGCCTCCGGCCCAAGAGCTCTTGTTGGGGTCCTTCGTCTATAATATTCTTCCTCTGCTGCTAGATTTTCTTCTTCCTTGATTCTTTCCTCAAACTTTTCATGAGCTAATTGGAGTCTGCGTGCACGAACTCTTGATTGCACTCTCACTAGTGCCTGCATGCATCGCATAGTCATTTGTGCTTGCTTGCGAACATTATGGCCCCTCACTAATGCTTGCAGCCTCACTAATCCTTTCAAAGCACGCAAAGCTCGTCTGGCCTAAACATCCAATAAACAAGCAAAATCTTAAAGCACTAAAATGGAGTGTTAACTTGTTAAATACTTAGATCTGTAATCTGGAAATTAAAATGATTTAGTGAAAGCCCAAGTAAGGCACGATAAGCAGTCATGCAACCAGAGCAGAAGAAACAGAGATAGTTACCAGATATCCTCGATAACATGATTGTAATAGGATGGCAGCTCTTTCTTCCTTAGAGTGACGTCCATAACCAGCCAAGCGTACAACTTTAGCAGCTGCTTGAGCAGCTACAACGGCAGCCTCAGCTGCTGCTGCAGTTGCAACAGCAACAGCAATAGCATGCTGATCTTCAGTTACAGGGGAGGACGAGTCCACATTACTTTCATCATTTGTGGCATCTGGTGAACTTGCTGTCGGAAAATGTTCAAATGACACAACCTCGGGCACATCTTGTTGCCATTTGTTTACCTTGTCCTTCTGAATTAGTTAACAATGTTAATCTTTAGTGTAATCACCACTAGATTATAGTTACAGGAAAAATAAAGCACTTGCATAATCCAAAAAGTAATGTCAACTTCAAGAACTGGCACGGGTAACTGGAAAGATTGGGATCTAACACAAGCAGCACATGATGATCAAACTGGATGATGTGAAAGCAGAGGTGGCATTTAAGTAAATATGTCATAAGAAATATCAACTTTTTGTCATAGTGGGGAAGGGGACCATATAAACATGCCCAATCAGTTGAGTAAATGTAGATCCACCAAGAAGTCCCCCCCCCCCCAATTCACCTATTATTCAACTCCATGAACTTGAAAACTAAAACAGAACATCTTTGACTTTGCAGAGGAAAAAATACCATGGTGAAAAATATATCAATAggttttaatttttgattttgcAAAGCAGACAACATTCTGTAATGCGAGGATTTGTGCCTATGACCTTGTACGAGAAAGGCCAACGAATAGATTTTTACCACCTTGCAAGGATTCATTTACGTTACCTTATATCAGGTAGGGGAAACGAGATGAAACTTTATCATACTCAGTTTATCAGCTAATAATCAAGTGTTTCAGCATACCTAGATCAAAACCTGACAAAACAGCAATCTGGTAACACAATGTACTGGACAGGTCACAGTAACCACAAGGGTATCCTCATTTTTTTTCTTCCTTATTTTTAACTTATCATATAATATCTGTTTAGCAATGGTGCTGAAAAGAAAGTAGTAACCATTTTCATAATTCAGTAAATAATATATCACATGCAAATACACATAAGGATGGCAGTAGATTAAACATGATAAAAAAGTTAATTATCCTTAATGTAATTGTATTTCATACACAGTGAGTTACAATATCAAACATTACATAAACAGAGTATCAAACACAGGCACAGGGAGAgggagagagcgagagagagagagagagagagagagagagagagagagagagaccttCAAGTCAGGGAGGTCTTTAGAGGAAGGTTTAAAGACTTTCTTGACAGAAGAAAACCAGCCAGAGCCTTTCTTTCCCATAGTTTCTGACCAAGTATATTGATGAAACTATGTTACAGACAAAGATTGAAGCCCATTACATATATTTATTTGTAATAAATATATAGATACAGCAGTGATCTTTGCAAGAAAAAGATGTTGTTGTAGTAGCAATATAAGTgcagagagagagggggagagagtAACGGAAGCAAGAACTTTGCACATTTGTTGTTGGGTATTTATCACTCTCACGGACCAGAAGCCTAAAAAGATCACATGAATAAAAActcaaaatcaaataaaaaaattCCAATATTTTCAATGCTATTTTCAATACTGTAAAGATTGTCTTACGTGATTTTCGAACTCCATATTAATGGAAATGCATCTTAAGAAATCTGATTTTATCACATTTTTTCAGATTTTTATTCGGTTGGATAGCTCAAGTGGTGAGTTTATCCTCTGTCGTTCAAGATTCGATCCCCGCTCAGCCCGAGATTTATAAGAACATATACTCATTTGTACGGTTATAAGtcatatttattaaaaataaataaatataaatacatatCTTGTGGTGCATGTACTACATTATATACATACTACATTCACAAAAACGTACTTGCCCTAATTATAGAAAACACATAGTTGGACAACATGTTCTTAGTGTGGAATATTAGCATTCCGAAAATATGTCTTGCATCACTCAATGTAtccaaaaataatttaataaacaTTGTAAACTTGGACGCACATTAGAAAAATCGtaaaagaaaaacaatttcaaaCATGGCAAAGAGAAATTTTATCATTCGACGAGAAACAGTTTTGTAAATGAGTGTAATTCACTTTGACTTCAGTCAATATTTTTTTAAGTGATTTGGTGATTGAATAATAATAAATTTGGTCAAAGCGATTAAATTATTTATCTATCACCTCATATTTTTTATTCGATTCTCGTTTATTCTTGACATTCGTTAGAATTCTTTTGACAAAATATTAAATTGTTTATTTACAGGAAAAGATTAGTAATAGATCAGGGTGGAAGAAAAGTTATGAGTGTGGTTAGATCTATGGTATGGAACCTCCTAATGTTGCTTAAAACTAAAGAAAAAATTAGCATTATACCAACCAAACCTATGAAAAGATGGGAAAAAAATGAGAATTAGACTACTGGTGAAGCACCTAATTTAAAAGACTGAAGTGAACAAGTTGTTGCAAATGCAATCATAAAACCTATTCAACATTCCTTCACATCATACTAATATTTGGTATGATTGATCATACACACCTTATCAAATATCTCTAATTTAATCTTGAATTTATCGATTATTTTTTTAGTTTGATAAAAAGATTTTTATTTCGGTTGATCGACTCttaaaatataaaattcaatAGACTACGATGTTAGGAAGGGAGACCACTTCTATCACGATAAAttacaaatattattattatcgtAGATAAGCCGAGCAGCACAACGGTCTGTAGATCAGCACGGGAGACCATGATCATTTCTGACTTGCCAGAATTGCCAAGCAACACCTGCAAACACTTGGCTTAGCTTGCTTTGTAATTTCAGCTGCAATGGAGAGAAATGCTGAAATGTCATCTtggaaatatatatattttggttACCTCCCAGAAACCACTTACCTTCCGATATATTTTACACTGTTTACAagtgtaaaaagtgtttttcaTGTGTGTTTTAGCCCTCGAATGCTTTCTGCTGAATTATACTTCAATAA
It contains:
- the LOC141721566 gene encoding protein IQ-DOMAIN 21-like yields the protein MGKKGSGWFSSVKKVFKPSSKDLPDLKKDKVNKWQQDVPEVVSFEHFPTASSPDATNDESNVDSSSPVTEDQHAIAVAVATAAAAEAAVVAAQAAAKVVRLAGYGRHSKEERAAILLQSCYRGYLARRALRALKGLVRLQALVRGHNVRKQAQMTMRCMQALVRVQSRVRARRLQLAHEKFEERIKEEENLAAEEEYYRRRTPTRALGPEAWDNRHLIKEKIKGNSMRKHDAEMKRERALAYAFAYQQQQQNEYLHSDLKGDEFAQLSNDLEKQQWGWNWLERWMASQPHHMRNVGPHDNSNTTLKTTDTMSEKTVEMDMAMPLGSDYVPVARRLSGDALEPARYLTRQTRQSGSDSVPSYMAPTKSAKAKVRSQGPVSAKPRNSSASSWNPSTKRGPAGNGDSSSSGGGTAAYQIQMMTPSPKNNGLHHGQPKWMAGYSPDSSGGDERGHAWRHHYT